From the genome of Deinococcus sp. AJ005, one region includes:
- a CDS encoding 2-oxoglutarate dehydrogenase E1 component, whose product MTQRQTIMSGGNAAFIEGLYETYLTDPGSVDAEWRAYFDELRGGTQEALHSPVQQAFYELGQSRRGGVAPAPSGGGAHQAGSAMVTAYRVYGHISARNNPLKMRGQPVVPELTPEFYGLSEADLNETVSEGPFNGSLRDVIAQLQDTYCGSIGFEFNYLPANERKWFQERIEKQQGQGRYAFSRDERRRIMFKLNAAEGLELYLKNKYPGVKRFGLEGSESFIPLMDRLIQQAGVYGVKEVVIGMAHRGRLNTLVNIFGKSPRSLFDEFDGKKKLSDDPDVAGDVKYHMGFSSDVRTPGGPMHLALAFNPSHLEIVSPVVHGSVRARQDRRGDTERKTVLPITIHGDAAVSGQGVVMETLNLSRLRGFATGGAVRIVINNQVGFTISDPRDTRSSRYCTDIAKVANAPVLHVSGDDPEAVVFCGDLALAYRQEFGKDVFIDLISFRRNGHNEGDEPRMTQPIMYREIDKHPGTRSIYAAKLEGEGVLDAGEGDALIDGFRDKLDAGEPVVTEMENLAQSELAVDWSAYTGTHWRDEVSTAVPREKLEELGLKLASVPKNFVPHRGVERVLKARAAMARGEQPLDWGMGENLAYATLLDEGYGVRLVGQDSGRGTFVHRHAVLHNQNADDPLNEEYMALAHLSPDQGQVEVIDSTLSEEAVMAFEYGYSTSEPKGLVAWEGQFGDFANGAQAVIDQFLSAGESKWLRLSGLTLLLPHGYEGAGPEHSSARLERYLQLCAQKNMQVVVPSSAAQMFHLLRRQVLRPYRKPLIIMTPKSLLRNKQAMNPLSDFTDGRFSEVIGDYDVTGAHRVVISSGKLHWELVEARDADQDAYAGTALIRLEQLYPFPAEALRTELARHPGAQVVWAQEEPENQGAWLMIWEDLESVLAPGQVLSHSSRPRSASTAAGYASVHAREQAAVIAAALGERIDPEVVEEQEKIAEEAAQPG is encoded by the coding sequence ATGACGCAGCGGCAGACCATCATGTCCGGCGGGAACGCAGCCTTTATCGAGGGGCTGTACGAGACCTACCTGACCGACCCTGGAAGCGTGGACGCCGAGTGGCGGGCCTACTTTGACGAGTTGCGCGGCGGGACCCAGGAGGCCCTGCACTCGCCCGTCCAGCAGGCCTTTTATGAGCTGGGCCAGAGCCGCCGGGGAGGCGTAGCCCCGGCCCCCAGCGGCGGCGGCGCGCATCAGGCCGGCAGCGCGATGGTCACGGCCTACCGCGTGTACGGCCACATCAGCGCCCGCAACAATCCCCTCAAGATGCGCGGTCAGCCCGTGGTCCCCGAACTGACGCCCGAGTTCTACGGCCTGTCCGAGGCAGACCTGAACGAGACGGTCAGCGAGGGGCCATTCAACGGGTCTTTACGCGACGTGATCGCCCAGCTTCAGGACACCTACTGCGGCTCGATTGGCTTTGAATTCAACTACCTGCCCGCCAACGAGCGTAAGTGGTTCCAGGAGCGCATCGAGAAGCAGCAGGGGCAGGGGCGCTACGCCTTCAGCCGCGACGAGCGCCGCCGCATCATGTTCAAACTGAACGCGGCAGAAGGGCTGGAGCTGTACCTTAAGAACAAATACCCCGGCGTCAAGCGCTTCGGTCTGGAAGGTTCCGAGAGCTTTATTCCCCTGATGGACCGCCTGATCCAGCAGGCCGGGGTGTACGGCGTCAAGGAAGTGGTGATCGGGATGGCCCACCGGGGCCGCCTTAACACCCTGGTCAATATCTTCGGTAAGTCGCCCAGGTCGCTGTTCGACGAGTTCGACGGCAAGAAGAAGCTCAGTGACGACCCGGACGTGGCCGGCGACGTCAAGTACCACATGGGCTTTTCCAGCGACGTGCGCACCCCCGGCGGGCCGATGCATCTGGCGCTGGCCTTCAACCCCTCGCATCTGGAAATCGTCTCGCCCGTCGTCCACGGCAGCGTGCGCGCCCGCCAGGATCGGCGCGGCGACACCGAGCGCAAGACAGTCCTGCCCATCACCATCCACGGCGACGCGGCGGTATCGGGGCAGGGCGTCGTCATGGAGACACTGAACCTGTCGCGTCTGCGCGGCTTTGCCACCGGCGGCGCGGTCCGAATTGTCATCAACAATCAGGTGGGCTTTACCATCAGCGATCCGCGCGACACCCGCAGCAGCCGCTACTGCACCGACATCGCCAAGGTGGCCAACGCCCCCGTGCTGCACGTCAGCGGCGACGATCCAGAAGCGGTGGTGTTCTGCGGGGATCTGGCGCTGGCCTACCGCCAGGAATTCGGCAAGGACGTGTTCATCGACCTGATTTCCTTCCGACGCAACGGCCACAACGAGGGCGACGAGCCGCGCATGACCCAGCCGATCATGTACCGCGAGATCGACAAGCACCCCGGCACCCGCTCCATCTACGCTGCCAAACTGGAAGGGGAAGGCGTTCTGGACGCGGGCGAGGGCGACGCGTTGATCGATGGGTTCCGTGACAAGCTCGACGCCGGGGAGCCGGTGGTGACCGAGATGGAAAACCTGGCCCAGAGTGAGCTGGCCGTGGACTGGTCGGCCTACACGGGCACCCACTGGCGCGACGAGGTGTCCACTGCCGTTCCCCGCGAGAAGCTGGAGGAGCTGGGCCTGAAATTGGCCAGCGTGCCGAAAAACTTCGTGCCGCACCGGGGCGTCGAGCGTGTGCTGAAGGCGCGGGCGGCGATGGCACGCGGCGAGCAGCCGCTGGACTGGGGCATGGGCGAGAATCTGGCCTACGCCACCCTGCTGGACGAGGGGTATGGCGTGCGGTTGGTGGGCCAGGACAGTGGGCGCGGGACCTTCGTTCACCGTCATGCCGTGCTGCACAACCAGAACGCCGATGATCCCCTGAACGAGGAATACATGGCGCTGGCGCACCTCTCGCCCGATCAGGGGCAGGTCGAGGTCATCGACAGCACCCTGTCGGAAGAGGCGGTGATGGCCTTCGAGTACGGCTATTCCACCTCTGAACCCAAGGGGCTGGTGGCCTGGGAAGGCCAGTTCGGCGACTTTGCCAACGGCGCGCAGGCGGTCATCGATCAGTTCCTGAGTGCGGGCGAGAGCAAGTGGCTGCGCCTGAGCGGCCTGACCCTGCTGCTGCCCCACGGCTACGAGGGCGCGGGGCCGGAACACTCCAGCGCCCGTCTGGAACGCTACTTGCAACTGTGTGCCCAAAAGAACATGCAGGTGGTCGTGCCCAGCAGCGCCGCCCAGATGTTCCACCTGCTGCGCCGTCAGGTGCTGCGCCCGTACCGCAAGCCGCTGATCATCATGACCCCCAAGAGCCTGCTGCGAAACAAGCAGGCCATGAACCCGCTGAGCGACTTCACCGATGGCCGTTTTTCCGAGGTGATCGGGGATTACGACGTGACCGGCGCGCACCGCGTGGTCATCAGCAGCGGCAAGCTGCACTGGGAACTGGTGGAGGCCAGAGACGCCGATCAGGACGCCTACGCCGGAACCGCCCTGATTCGCCTGGAACAGCTTTACCCCTTTCCTGCCGAGGCGCTACGGACTGAGCTGGCCCGCCACCCCGGCGCGCAGGTGGTGTGGGCACAGGAGGAACCGGAAAATCAGGGCGCATGGCTGATGATCTGGGAAGATCTGGAAAGCGTTCTGGCCCCCGGTCAGGTGCTGAGCCACTCCAGTCGCCCCCGCAGCGCCAGTACCGCCGCCGGATACGCCAGCGTCCACGCCCGCGAACAGGCCGCCGTGATCGCCGCTGCACTGGGCGAGAGGATCGATCCTGAAGTTGTGGAAGAGCAGGAGAAGATCGCCGAGGAAGCCGCGCAACCGGGCTGA
- a CDS encoding putative quinol monooxygenase, with protein MILSHGTLTAPEAHADAARQMLRQIAQATRQEQGCQLYLVSENLETPGHFVITEQWASMEDMQTHLALPAVGEAIAAVHDMGITDLTITAWEAGTQTQIM; from the coding sequence ATGATTCTGTCCCACGGAACCCTGACCGCCCCCGAAGCCCACGCCGACGCCGCCCGCCAGATGCTGCGCCAGATCGCCCAGGCTACCCGCCAGGAACAGGGCTGTCAGCTTTATCTGGTCTCCGAAAATCTGGAAACGCCGGGCCATTTCGTCATCACCGAGCAGTGGGCCAGCATGGAGGATATGCAAACGCATCTGGCGCTGCCTGCCGTGGGCGAGGCCATCGCCGCCGTACATGACATGGGCATCACGGACCTGACCATCACGGCCTGGGAAGCGGGAACGCAGACGCAGATCATGTAG
- a CDS encoding roadblock/LC7 domain-containing protein, whose product MTNAVYTMTVRALAGVVSARAAETMLQALLREQRLKPETVTAQDLQRLLSGPLLARLSMVLPEARARHELLTLARQLAAEYPKAPTLMTQMAPFAAWDDDSDAGGLSLAHLSLGADDFEFDDPEYVSVGLGRSYDLSSADGQEELLRELARFSGVQGVMVCRASGEVLQSRAIAGASGLGGVVAATALLLGGRTLRLMSADLGGRTVCMRPLGEYCVAVVVGAQANVGRMLVELQGLQVAA is encoded by the coding sequence ATGACCAATGCGGTGTACACCATGACTGTTCGTGCCCTGGCGGGCGTCGTATCGGCGCGAGCAGCCGAGACCATGCTTCAGGCCCTGCTGCGCGAGCAGCGCCTGAAGCCCGAGACCGTGACGGCCCAGGACCTTCAGCGCCTGCTGTCCGGGCCGCTGCTGGCGCGGCTGTCGATGGTCTTGCCCGAGGCGCGTGCCCGCCACGAACTGCTGACCCTGGCCCGGCAACTGGCCGCCGAATACCCCAAGGCCCCCACCCTGATGACCCAGATGGCCCCCTTTGCCGCCTGGGACGACGACTCGGATGCAGGCGGCCTGTCGCTGGCACACCTGAGCCTGGGGGCCGACGACTTCGAGTTCGACGACCCCGAATACGTGTCCGTGGGGCTGGGCCGCAGCTATGACCTGAGCAGCGCGGACGGGCAGGAGGAACTGCTGCGTGAACTGGCCCGCTTCTCGGGCGTGCAGGGCGTGATGGTCTGCCGGGCCAGTGGCGAGGTGCTGCAAAGCCGCGCCATTGCCGGGGCCAGCGGCCTGGGCGGGGTGGTGGCGGCCACAGCGCTGCTGCTGGGTGGCCGCACGCTGCGCCTGATGTCGGCGGACCTGGGGGGGCGCACGGTCTGTATGCGCCCGCTGGGGGAGTACTGCGTGGCGGTGGTGGTGGGCGCACAGGCCAACGTGGGCCGCATGCTGGTGGAATTGCAGGGCCTTCAGGTGGCCGCATGA
- a CDS encoding carbohydrate kinase family protein, giving the protein MTPRDLVILGNINVDLILGPLDGWPGRGTEVLVEELQWRVGGNAGNAAAACAALGTDHAVISTAGDDLAGKWLQQQLPTGQVTWLPCDGPTSVTVAVTHSDGERTFITQLGHLAALEWANLRPHVPASRFALLAGGFLTPALRREYPEVLAWFGRSETQVALDMGWPDGGYTPELRREVLCWLPQTHHLLINDLEALALTGETDLRCAVECLASHLHPDGTLVIKRGAEGVLLHHGGQVSTHAAPAIQVSDTVGAGDIWNAAYLDALSRAEGTEAAAEFAVQVASTAVSTSPRRYLVPEG; this is encoded by the coding sequence GTGACGCCGCGCGATCTGGTCATCCTGGGCAACATCAACGTGGACCTGATTCTCGGTCCCCTGGACGGCTGGCCCGGGCGCGGCACTGAAGTGCTAGTCGAGGAGTTGCAGTGGCGCGTCGGCGGGAATGCTGGCAACGCCGCCGCCGCCTGTGCGGCGCTGGGCACAGACCACGCCGTGATCAGCACGGCTGGCGATGATCTGGCCGGGAAGTGGCTTCAGCAACAGCTCCCCACCGGGCAGGTCACCTGGCTTCCCTGTGATGGCCCGACCTCCGTGACTGTCGCCGTGACCCACTCGGACGGCGAGCGGACCTTTATCACCCAGTTGGGGCATCTGGCGGCCCTGGAGTGGGCGAATCTGCGGCCCCACGTTCCAGCCAGCCGTTTTGCCCTGCTGGCTGGGGGCTTCCTCACGCCAGCCCTGCGCCGCGAGTACCCGGAAGTATTGGCGTGGTTCGGGCGCAGTGAAACGCAGGTGGCCCTCGACATGGGCTGGCCCGATGGCGGCTACACCCCCGAATTGCGGCGGGAAGTGCTGTGCTGGCTGCCCCAGACGCACCATCTGCTGATCAACGACCTCGAAGCGCTGGCACTGACAGGTGAGACCGATCTGCGGTGCGCCGTGGAATGCCTCGCTTCCCATCTTCACCCGGACGGCACCCTGGTGATCAAGCGGGGGGCCGAGGGCGTTTTGCTTCATCACGGCGGACAGGTCAGCACGCATGCGGCCCCGGCCATTCAGGTCAGCGATACTGTCGGGGCCGGTGACATCTGGAACGCCGCGTACCTGGATGCCCTCAGCCGCGCAGAGGGGACAGAGGCCGCCGCTGAGTTCGCGGTGCAGGTTGCGTCCACGGCTGTTTCCACCAGCCCCAGGCGTTACCTCGTACCAGAGGGTTGA
- a CDS encoding YwbE family protein: MPPRSAIRPGLDVDIVQKHHQRSGELTRGVVAQLLTSSATHPHGIKVRLTTGEVGRVQALADAESGG; the protein is encoded by the coding sequence GTGCCGCCCAGATCGGCCATTCGCCCTGGCCTGGATGTGGACATCGTTCAGAAGCACCACCAGCGTAGCGGAGAGCTGACGCGCGGCGTGGTGGCGCAACTGTTGACTTCCTCTGCCACGCACCCACACGGCATCAAGGTCCGGCTGACTACCGGGGAAGTGGGGCGCGTTCAGGCTCTTGCGGACGCTGAATCGGGCGGCTGA
- a CDS encoding PIG-L deacetylase family protein: MSAPASLLAVFAHPDDEALRCGGALALYAARGVQVHLICLTRGEAGRNTDPTLGTVDLPTQREQELKDACLALGIHPPVFLGYHDSGRGDRLRRDDPLATINADLTAMERQILEVIEATHPQIMLTFDPHGMYGHPDHLIAHRVATAAYASSGFRQVRVQRLFYTVQSREEMMRLQSGRSLGVLEGLEPETYAVCDCTIAARIDIRAYAAQKRAALFSHRTQTGPLSTLGTLSDEQFAPLMESETFSLGGIRSSVPEYPMHDLFAGLDVEFRPAAQSERPA; this comes from the coding sequence ATGAGCGCCCCGGCGTCTCTGCTGGCCGTCTTCGCCCATCCCGACGATGAGGCCCTGCGCTGCGGTGGAGCGCTGGCGCTGTATGCCGCACGCGGCGTTCAGGTTCACCTGATCTGCCTGACCCGCGGTGAGGCGGGACGCAACACGGACCCCACTCTGGGCACCGTCGATCTGCCCACCCAGCGGGAGCAGGAACTCAAAGATGCCTGTCTTGCGCTGGGCATCCACCCCCCCGTTTTTCTCGGCTACCATGACAGTGGGCGGGGTGACCGGCTTCGCCGCGACGATCCCCTGGCCACCATCAACGCCGACCTGACGGCGATGGAACGCCAGATTCTGGAAGTGATCGAGGCCACCCACCCTCAAATTATGCTGACCTTCGACCCACACGGCATGTACGGCCATCCTGACCACCTGATCGCCCACCGCGTCGCCACCGCCGCCTACGCCAGCAGCGGGTTCCGGCAGGTGCGCGTTCAGCGTCTCTTTTACACGGTCCAGAGCCGTGAGGAAATGATGCGCCTCCAGAGTGGACGTTCTCTGGGCGTGCTGGAGGGGCTGGAGCCGGAAACTTACGCGGTCTGCGACTGCACCATCGCCGCCCGGATCGACATCCGCGCCTATGCGGCACAGAAGCGGGCCGCCCTGTTCTCTCACCGCACCCAGACGGGTCCGCTGAGTACGCTGGGTACTCTCAGCGACGAGCAGTTCGCCCCACTGATGGAGAGTGAGACCTTCAGCCTGGGCGGGATTCGCTCCTCGGTGCCCGAGTACCCCATGCACGATCTCTTTGCGGGCCTGGATGTCGAGTTCCGTCCTGCGGCACAGTCGGAGCGGCCTGCGTGA
- the tsaE gene encoding tRNA (adenosine(37)-N6)-threonylcarbamoyltransferase complex ATPase subunit type 1 TsaE, whose amino-acid sequence MPAFPPDTGPLKTGHLDTGPSEPGSFETGQSRLLRGPEEQRQFGAALAPTLPPAAVLFLEGELGAGKTTLTSGLIGALGFGGPVTSPTYALIHAYPTPAGRVLHVDAYRVRSVQELYELDLEDLIVGSRLSVVEWGERLYADYPDAMILRLEHLDGEEDVRRVTRLR is encoded by the coding sequence ATGCCTGCATTCCCGCCTGACACTGGCCCTCTGAAGACTGGTCATCTGGACACTGGCCCATCTGAACCCGGCTCTTTTGAAACGGGCCAGTCGCGCCTGCTACGCGGCCCCGAAGAACAGCGGCAATTTGGCGCGGCCCTGGCCCCGACCCTGCCACCCGCTGCTGTCCTGTTTCTGGAGGGCGAACTGGGCGCAGGCAAGACCACGCTGACCTCTGGCCTAATCGGCGCACTGGGGTTTGGCGGACCGGTCACCAGTCCCACCTATGCCCTAATCCACGCCTACCCCACCCCGGCGGGCCGCGTCCTGCATGTAGACGCCTACCGCGTGCGGAGTGTGCAGGAACTGTACGAACTGGACCTTGAAGATCTGATCGTGGGCAGCCGCCTGAGCGTGGTGGAGTGGGGCGAGCGCCTGTACGCCGATTACCCAGACGCCATGATTCTGCGGCTGGAGCATCTGGACGGCGAGGAAGACGTGAGGCGAGTCACGCGCCTGCGCTGA
- the sthA gene encoding Si-specific NAD(P)(+) transhydrogenase, producing the protein MNHNPARPREVFMTHETTLPPDVAAAPADFTYDLLVIGSGPGGQRAAIQAAKLGKKVAVVERKAVVGGVCTNTGTIPSKTFREAIMHLSGYNERGLYGASYSVKDDIGVEDLLRRTTSVIGHELDVVRAQLHRNRVEVISAEASFIGPHTLRLKDVRGKGHSDSWRDVTARQIVIAVGTKAARDPGIPFDGKRILISDDILDLTELPRTVAVIGGGVIGCEYASMFAALGVRVTLIDKRPRLLDFIDHEITDILAYQLRQNRMTLRLGEAVHEVEKVQGARGEQVRIVLASGKEVTSDLVLYSIGRIGATARLNLEAAGLSADSRGRIDVNAHYQTAVPHIYAVGDVIGFPSLASVSMEQGRLAACHAYGVPTQSVPELFPYGIYTIPEISTVGKNEEELTQAGVPYEIGKAQYREIARGQIIGDEQGTLKLIFNMDTRELLGVHIIGTGASELIHIGQAVMAFGGTVDYFVNTVFNYPTLAECYKTAAFDGINRLGSAPTLEPKLEPVREVGVVV; encoded by the coding sequence GTGAACCACAACCCAGCCCGGCCCCGCGAGGTGTTCATGACGCATGAAACAACCCTTCCGCCCGATGTCGCCGCCGCCCCTGCCGACTTTACCTATGACCTGCTGGTGATCGGCTCTGGCCCTGGCGGGCAGCGCGCGGCCATTCAAGCGGCCAAGCTGGGCAAGAAGGTGGCGGTGGTGGAGCGCAAAGCGGTGGTGGGAGGCGTCTGCACGAACACCGGCACCATCCCATCAAAGACCTTCCGCGAAGCGATCATGCACCTCAGCGGCTACAACGAGCGCGGACTGTACGGTGCGAGCTACAGCGTCAAGGACGATATTGGCGTCGAGGATTTGCTGCGCCGCACCACCAGCGTGATCGGCCACGAGCTGGACGTGGTCCGTGCCCAACTGCACCGCAACCGGGTGGAGGTCATCTCTGCCGAGGCCAGTTTTATCGGCCCACACACGCTGCGGCTGAAGGACGTGCGCGGCAAGGGCCACAGCGACTCATGGCGCGACGTCACGGCCCGCCAGATCGTGATTGCGGTGGGAACAAAAGCGGCGCGCGATCCGGGCATTCCCTTCGACGGCAAACGCATTCTGATCAGCGATGACATCCTCGATCTGACCGAGTTGCCGCGCACAGTGGCAGTGATCGGCGGCGGCGTGATCGGCTGCGAGTACGCCAGCATGTTCGCCGCGCTGGGCGTGCGCGTCACGCTGATCGATAAGCGCCCGCGCCTGCTGGATTTCATTGACCACGAAATCACCGACATTCTGGCCTATCAGCTCCGCCAGAACCGCATGACCCTGCGGCTGGGCGAGGCCGTTCACGAGGTTGAGAAGGTGCAGGGCGCACGCGGCGAGCAGGTGCGGATCGTCCTGGCGAGCGGCAAGGAAGTCACCTCCGATCTGGTGCTGTACTCCATCGGGCGCATTGGGGCCACCGCGCGGCTGAATCTGGAGGCAGCGGGCCTGAGCGCCGATTCGCGGGGGCGCATTGACGTCAACGCCCATTACCAGACCGCCGTGCCGCACATCTACGCGGTGGGCGACGTGATCGGCTTCCCGTCCCTCGCCAGCGTCAGCATGGAGCAGGGGCGACTGGCCGCCTGCCACGCCTATGGTGTTCCCACCCAGAGCGTGCCAGAGCTGTTTCCCTACGGCATTTACACTATTCCCGAGATCAGCACGGTGGGCAAGAACGAGGAAGAATTGACGCAGGCTGGCGTGCCTTACGAGATCGGCAAGGCGCAGTACCGCGAGATCGCGCGGGGACAGATCATCGGGGACGAGCAGGGTACGCTGAAGCTGATCTTCAACATGGACACGCGGGAGCTGCTGGGCGTGCATATCATCGGCACAGGCGCAAGCGAGCTGATCCACATCGGGCAGGCGGTGATGGCCTTTGGCGGCACGGTGGATTACTTCGTGAACACCGTGTTCAATTACCCCACCCTGGCCGAGTGTTACAAGACGGCGGCCTTTGACGGCATCAACCGCCTGGGCAGCGCCCCCACGCTGGAGCCGAAGCTGGAACCTGTGCGCGAAGTAGGGGTGGTGGTGTGA
- a CDS encoding HAD family hydrolase encodes MTPTVFLDMNETLLDLSALDGLFFTAFGDPGARSQWFGLLLQLALTQTVLGEYRDFPALGGAALTALGEARGQDVPQQFHAELATGMRMLPAHPDTREGLEILRAGGARLVCLTNNPQAVLDAQLENAGFADLVDGAVSVDPGQMLKPGRAAYEYGLSRTGAHAHESWLLAAHGWDIAGAKAAGLHTAFVERPGQAQNPLMRADISGPLPTVARALIGRLGGQA; translated from the coding sequence ATGACCCCCACCGTCTTTCTGGACATGAACGAGACGCTGCTGGACCTCTCGGCACTGGACGGGCTGTTCTTCACGGCCTTCGGTGATCCGGGGGCCAGATCGCAGTGGTTTGGCCTGTTGCTGCAACTGGCCCTGACCCAGACGGTACTGGGCGAATACCGTGATTTCCCGGCACTGGGCGGGGCGGCCCTGACCGCACTGGGCGAGGCGCGCGGTCAGGACGTGCCCCAGCAGTTTCATGCCGAGCTGGCGACGGGTATGCGGATGTTGCCGGCCCATCCCGACACCCGCGAGGGCCTGGAAATTCTACGCGCGGGTGGGGCGCGGCTGGTCTGCCTGACCAACAACCCGCAGGCCGTGCTGGACGCCCAACTGGAAAACGCGGGCTTTGCCGATCTGGTGGACGGCGCGGTGTCGGTGGACCCGGGCCAGATGCTCAAGCCGGGGCGGGCAGCGTATGAATACGGCCTGTCGCGCACAGGCGCACATGCCCACGAGAGCTGGCTGCTGGCGGCGCACGGCTGGGACATCGCAGGGGCCAAAGCGGCGGGACTGCACACGGCTTTCGTGGAACGCCCCGGTCAGGCCCAGAATCCGCTGATGCGCGCCGACATTTCCGGGCCGCTGCCCACTGTGGCCCGCGCGCTGATCGGACGGCTGGGCGGGCAGGCGTGA